In Candidatus Angelobacter sp., the following proteins share a genomic window:
- a CDS encoding addiction module protein, translated as MSKAEIVAELSKLTPAEREEIRLKLAELDGNDWLDEDDPLTDGEKALIEARIEAHEKNPETAIPWDEFEARLKRRLGE; from the coding sequence ATGAGCAAAGCTGAGATCGTCGCAGAACTGTCCAAGCTCACCCCCGCCGAGCGGGAAGAGATTCGCCTTAAGCTGGCCGAACTGGATGGCAACGACTGGCTCGACGAGGACGATCCGTTGACCGACGGCGAGAAGGCGTTGATCGAAGCCCGCATCGAAGCGCACGAGAAAAATCCGGAAACAGCCATCCCCTGGGACGAGTTTGAAGCCCGACTCAAACGGAGACTGGGTGAGTGA
- a CDS encoding type II toxin-antitoxin system RelE/ParE family toxin — MNYHLVVRPEVDTDLLEADAWYEKQQAGLGREFLLAVREKMARLPRNPLLYRIRHRRKQVRWAYPRRFPYRIVFQVIRDTVVIYAVLHAARHDREWRQRL; from the coding sequence GTGAACTACCATCTGGTTGTCCGCCCGGAGGTGGACACCGACCTGTTGGAAGCCGACGCCTGGTATGAAAAACAGCAGGCCGGGCTGGGCCGGGAGTTTCTGCTCGCGGTCCGCGAGAAGATGGCTCGGTTGCCGCGCAACCCGTTACTTTACCGCATCCGACATCGTCGCAAGCAGGTGCGCTGGGCTTACCCACGCCGCTTTCCTTATCGCATCGTGTTCCAGGTGATTCGCGACACGGTGGTCATCTACGCGGTCTTGCACGCCGCACGACACGACCGGGAGTGGCGTCAACGACTATGA